The following proteins are co-located in the Myxocyprinus asiaticus isolate MX2 ecotype Aquarium Trade chromosome 18, UBuf_Myxa_2, whole genome shotgun sequence genome:
- the LOC127455933 gene encoding zinc finger protein 710-like isoform X1: protein MRSLKHLKHHTRSNVGKQEVPLVHCYSKVMEHAVDAGTQTDPVVVLSLAQAAVLGLISQNEIFGATIAPNGFYTGEARDGPPSTGEAMEYEYTDRLIGANGDYLSEPNGKHRRAECRRSGPHGKTKRPQSEGESEDSTERSPDTPNQVKGEKPDFSSPCYLSTPLQTENEPEVLDLAMNRVAMKEELCNKGYPESSREPGTVTDADCDAQTRAHQSPAGHEKGPAESFEEGRGKEEEVEEERALNLKTSEEDASPVMRRYYESSVTVYEAAEMGLAGDYEEGSQAMMWADNENSLGRRMQIDRLDINVQIDESYCVDVGEGLKRWKCRMCEKSYTSKYNLVTHILGHNGIKPHECLHCGKLFKQPSHLQTHLLTHQGTRPHKCTVCKKAFTQTSHLKRHMLQHSDIKPYSCRFCGRGFAYPSELRTHETKHENGHCHVCTQCSLEFPTHAHLKRHQVSHQGPTTFQCTECHKSFAYRSQLQNHLMKHQNVRPYVCSECGMEFVQIHHLKQHMLTHKVLKQQALEHKGMKEYKCDVCSREFTLSANLKRHMLIHTSVRPFQCHVCFKTFVQKQTLKTHMIVHLPVKPFKCKVCGKSFNRMYNLLGHMHLHAGSKPFKCPYCTSKFNLKGNLSRHMKVKHGILDTSTEGQDILPDAEGQEDYKEESFDYSERENLANNNTQDLAKMAKMSYYNYTKLAARYNTA, encoded by the exons ATGAGATCCCTGAAACATCTCAAACATCACACCAGGAGTAATGTG ggaaAGCAAGAGGTTCCTCTGGTGCACTGCTATTCTAAAGTGATGGAGCATGCAGTGGATGCCGGCACTCAGACTGACCCAGTGGTGGTCCTGTCTCTGGCTCAGGCTGCTGTGCTGGGCCTCATATCTCAGAATGAAATCTTCGGAGCCACCATCGCCCCAAATGGCTTCTACACGGGAGAGGCGCGTGACGGTCCCCCTTCCACTGGAGAAGCCATGGAGTATGAATACACAGATCGGCTAATTGGGGCCAACGGAGACTATCTGTCTGAGCCTAACGGAAAGCACAGGAGGGCTGAGTGCAGGCGTTCGGGGCCCCATGGGAAGACCAAGAGGCCCCAGAGTGAGGGTGAATCAGAGGACTCCACAGAGAGGTCTCCGGACACACCGAATCAGGTGAAAGGAGAGAAGCCTGATTTCTCTAGCCCCTGTTATCTCTCAACTCCTCTGCAAACAGAAAATGAGCCAGAAGTGTTGGACCTAGCAATGAACAGAGTGGCAATGAAGGAAGAACTGTGTAACAAAGGCTACCCTGAGTCCTCGAGGGAGCCAGGCACTGTCACTGATGCTGACTGTGACGCTCAAACTCGGGCCCACCAAAGCCCTGCAGGGCATGAAAAGGGACCAGCAGAGTCCTTTGAGGAAGGGCGGGGAaaagaggaggaggtggaggaggagagaGCACTGAATTTGAAAACCTCAGAGGAGGATGCGAGCCCTGTAATGAGGCGCTACTATGAGTCCAGTGTGACGGTGTACGAGGCTGCTGAGATGGGCCTGGCAGGCGATTACGAGGAGGGCAGCCAGGCCATGATGTGGGCAGACAACGAGAACTCTTTGGGTCGACGCATGCAGATTGACCGCCTAGACATCAATGTGCAAATCGACGAGTCATACTGCGTCGATGTGGGCGAAGGCCTCAAGCGTTGGAAGTGCCGCATGTGCGAGAAGTCCTACACCTCTAAATACAACTTGGTTACGCACATTCTCGGTCATAACGGCATCAAGCCACACGAGTGTTTGCACTGTGGCAAGCTCTTCAAGCAGCCCAGCCACCTGCAGACGCACCTGCTTACACACCAGGGCACACGGCCACATAAGTGCACAGTCTGCAAGAAGGCCTTTACCCAGACCAGCCACCTTAAACGGCACATGTTGCAACACAGTGACATCAAGCCTTATAGCTGCCGCTTTTGCGGCCGGGGTTTCGCCTACCCCAGTGAGCTACGCACTCACGAGACCAAACACGAGAATGGGCACTGTCACGTCTGCACGCAGTGCAGCCTGGAGTTCCCCACCCATGCCCACCTCAAGCGGCACCAAGTCAGCCACCAGGGCCCAACCACCTTCCAGTGTACTGAATGCCACAAGTCCTTTGCCTACCGTAGCCAACTTCAGAACCACCTGATGAAGCACCAGAATGTGCGGCCATATGTCTGCTCCGAGTGTGGTATGGAGTTCGTGCAGATCCACCATCTGAAGCAGCACATGCTAACACACAAGGTACTGAAACAGCAGGCCCTCGAACACAAG ggTATGAAGGAATACAAATGTGACGTGTGTTCTCGCGAGTTCACGCTCTCAGCCAATCTGAAGCGCCACATGCTGATACACACCAGCGTGCGCCCTTTCCAGTGCCACGTCTGCTTCAAGACCTTTGTCCAGAAACAGACGTTAAAAACACACATGATTGTCCACTTGCCAGTGAAACCTTTTAAGTGCAAG GTGTGCGGGAAGTCCTTCAACAGAATGTATAACCTGCTGGGTCACATGCATCTTCATGCCGGTAGCAAACCCTTCAAGTGTCCTTACTGCACCAGCAAGTTCAATTTGAAGGGCAACCTCAGCCGACACATGAAGGTGAAACATGGAATCCTGGACACCTCAACTGAAGGACAAG ACATCCTGCCTGATGCAGAGGGTCAGGAAGATTACAAGGAGGAGAGCTTTGATTACAGTGAGAGGGAAAATCTAGCCAACAACAACACACAAGACTTGGCCAAAATGGCCAAAATGAGCTACTACAACTACACCAAGTTGGCTGCACGCTACAACACGGCTTAA
- the LOC127455933 gene encoding zinc finger protein 710-like isoform X2, with amino-acid sequence MRSLKHLKHHTRSNVGKQEVPLVHCYSKVMEHAVDAGTQTDPVVVLSLAQAAVLGLISQNEIFGATIAPNGFYTGEARDGPPSTGEAMEYEYTDRLIGANGDYLSEPNGKHRRAECRRSGPHGKTKRPQSEGESEDSTERSPDTPNQVKGEKPDFSSPCYLSTPLQTENEPEVLDLAMNRVAMKEELCNKGYPESSREPGTVTDADCDAQTRAHQSPAGHEKGPAESFEEGRGKEEEVEEERALNLKTSEEDASPVMRRYYESSVTVYEAAEMGLAGDYEEGSQAMMWADNENSLGRRMQIDRLDINVQIDESYCVDVGEGLKRWKCRMCEKSYTSKYNLVTHILGHNGIKPHECLHCGKLFKQPSHLQTHLLTHQGTRPHKCTVCKKAFTQTSHLKRHMLQHSDIKPYSCRFCGRGFAYPSELRTHETKHENGHCHVCTQCSLEFPTHAHLKRHQVSHQGPTTFQCTECHKSFAYRSQLQNHLMKHQNVRPYVCSECGMEFVQIHHLKQHMLTHKGMKEYKCDVCSREFTLSANLKRHMLIHTSVRPFQCHVCFKTFVQKQTLKTHMIVHLPVKPFKCKVCGKSFNRMYNLLGHMHLHAGSKPFKCPYCTSKFNLKGNLSRHMKVKHGILDTSTEGQDILPDAEGQEDYKEESFDYSERENLANNNTQDLAKMAKMSYYNYTKLAARYNTA; translated from the exons ATGAGATCCCTGAAACATCTCAAACATCACACCAGGAGTAATGTG ggaaAGCAAGAGGTTCCTCTGGTGCACTGCTATTCTAAAGTGATGGAGCATGCAGTGGATGCCGGCACTCAGACTGACCCAGTGGTGGTCCTGTCTCTGGCTCAGGCTGCTGTGCTGGGCCTCATATCTCAGAATGAAATCTTCGGAGCCACCATCGCCCCAAATGGCTTCTACACGGGAGAGGCGCGTGACGGTCCCCCTTCCACTGGAGAAGCCATGGAGTATGAATACACAGATCGGCTAATTGGGGCCAACGGAGACTATCTGTCTGAGCCTAACGGAAAGCACAGGAGGGCTGAGTGCAGGCGTTCGGGGCCCCATGGGAAGACCAAGAGGCCCCAGAGTGAGGGTGAATCAGAGGACTCCACAGAGAGGTCTCCGGACACACCGAATCAGGTGAAAGGAGAGAAGCCTGATTTCTCTAGCCCCTGTTATCTCTCAACTCCTCTGCAAACAGAAAATGAGCCAGAAGTGTTGGACCTAGCAATGAACAGAGTGGCAATGAAGGAAGAACTGTGTAACAAAGGCTACCCTGAGTCCTCGAGGGAGCCAGGCACTGTCACTGATGCTGACTGTGACGCTCAAACTCGGGCCCACCAAAGCCCTGCAGGGCATGAAAAGGGACCAGCAGAGTCCTTTGAGGAAGGGCGGGGAaaagaggaggaggtggaggaggagagaGCACTGAATTTGAAAACCTCAGAGGAGGATGCGAGCCCTGTAATGAGGCGCTACTATGAGTCCAGTGTGACGGTGTACGAGGCTGCTGAGATGGGCCTGGCAGGCGATTACGAGGAGGGCAGCCAGGCCATGATGTGGGCAGACAACGAGAACTCTTTGGGTCGACGCATGCAGATTGACCGCCTAGACATCAATGTGCAAATCGACGAGTCATACTGCGTCGATGTGGGCGAAGGCCTCAAGCGTTGGAAGTGCCGCATGTGCGAGAAGTCCTACACCTCTAAATACAACTTGGTTACGCACATTCTCGGTCATAACGGCATCAAGCCACACGAGTGTTTGCACTGTGGCAAGCTCTTCAAGCAGCCCAGCCACCTGCAGACGCACCTGCTTACACACCAGGGCACACGGCCACATAAGTGCACAGTCTGCAAGAAGGCCTTTACCCAGACCAGCCACCTTAAACGGCACATGTTGCAACACAGTGACATCAAGCCTTATAGCTGCCGCTTTTGCGGCCGGGGTTTCGCCTACCCCAGTGAGCTACGCACTCACGAGACCAAACACGAGAATGGGCACTGTCACGTCTGCACGCAGTGCAGCCTGGAGTTCCCCACCCATGCCCACCTCAAGCGGCACCAAGTCAGCCACCAGGGCCCAACCACCTTCCAGTGTACTGAATGCCACAAGTCCTTTGCCTACCGTAGCCAACTTCAGAACCACCTGATGAAGCACCAGAATGTGCGGCCATATGTCTGCTCCGAGTGTGGTATGGAGTTCGTGCAGATCCACCATCTGAAGCAGCACATGCTAACACACAAG ggTATGAAGGAATACAAATGTGACGTGTGTTCTCGCGAGTTCACGCTCTCAGCCAATCTGAAGCGCCACATGCTGATACACACCAGCGTGCGCCCTTTCCAGTGCCACGTCTGCTTCAAGACCTTTGTCCAGAAACAGACGTTAAAAACACACATGATTGTCCACTTGCCAGTGAAACCTTTTAAGTGCAAG GTGTGCGGGAAGTCCTTCAACAGAATGTATAACCTGCTGGGTCACATGCATCTTCATGCCGGTAGCAAACCCTTCAAGTGTCCTTACTGCACCAGCAAGTTCAATTTGAAGGGCAACCTCAGCCGACACATGAAGGTGAAACATGGAATCCTGGACACCTCAACTGAAGGACAAG ACATCCTGCCTGATGCAGAGGGTCAGGAAGATTACAAGGAGGAGAGCTTTGATTACAGTGAGAGGGAAAATCTAGCCAACAACAACACACAAGACTTGGCCAAAATGGCCAAAATGAGCTACTACAACTACACCAAGTTGGCTGCACGCTACAACACGGCTTAA